The window TATAATTTGGAAGCTCCTCTTGTTGCCCTTGCTTTAGGGCTTATTATCGGCAACTTAATACCTATTCCCGAATGGTTTGGAACGGCGCTCAGGACGGAACTTTACGTGAAAGTGGGGATTGTGTTTCTTGGGGCAACGCTTCCTTTCACACTGATCATAAAGGCTGGTCCTGTTGCCTTTCTCCAGGCAACGATCATTGCTGTGGCAACATTCCTTGTCATTTATTTCGTGGGAACCAGATGGCTGGGATTGGATAAACGATTTGCGGCCACATTAGGTGCAGGGGGTTCCATTTGCGGTGTTTCGGCTTCGATTGCCGTAGGCAGTTCCATAAAAGCAAAAAAAGAACATGTTTCCGTCTCGATTTCACTTGTTGTGATTTGGGCAGTATTTATGATTTTTGCTCTTTCGCTTATTATCAAATGGCTTGGATTACCAGCAGGACAAGCGGGAGCGTGGATTGGAACATCAGAATTTGCAGATGCGGCGGGAATAACGGCTGCCAGCTCATTCGGCGATAAAGCGCTCGTAGCCTTTACACTCATGAAGGTCATCGGTCGTGATATCTTTATAGGGGTTTGGTGCTTCATACTTACGTTCATTTCAATCACTTGGTGGGAAAAGAGAAATGAAGGTGCAAAAGCGGATACGTCTGAAATATGGCGCCGATTTCCTAAGTTTGTGATTGGTTTTTTTAGCGCCTCAGCCATCCTGACCATCCTTTTGGCCGGCTCTTCGGCCGTTCAGGCAGATGTGATTAATACAGAGATTATTGCACCAATCAAAGAACTGAGAACATGGGCTTTTACTTTTTGTTTCCTGTCGATTGGATTGACAACTCGTTTTAAAGAATTAACATCGGTTGGTT of the Bacillus smithii genome contains:
- a CDS encoding YeiH family protein encodes the protein MLGTNLNEKKALPTVQRGWAELIRKEDWWAVWIGLFLVVIAIFFWLAGSSIKVLTAQIPKWGDIHTLTTTLSQHFGSIILLLAIYIVLFSIAAFFLQVKTSHFISGFIVLFILSVLINIFSSWEWAQQYNLEAPLVALALGLIIGNLIPIPEWFGTALRTELYVKVGIVFLGATLPFTLIIKAGPVAFLQATIIAVATFLVIYFVGTRWLGLDKRFAATLGAGGSICGVSASIAVGSSIKAKKEHVSVSISLVVIWAVFMIFALSLIIKWLGLPAGQAGAWIGTSEFADAAGITAASSFGDKALVAFTLMKVIGRDIFIGVWCFILTFISITWWEKRNEGAKADTSEIWRRFPKFVIGFFSASAILTILLAGSSAVQADVINTEIIAPIKELRTWAFTFCFLSIGLTTRFKELTSVGWKPLAAFSAGVVVNVVLGYILSILVFGSYWANLSS